In Paenibacillus ihbetae, the following are encoded in one genomic region:
- a CDS encoding MerR family transcriptional regulator — protein sequence MHTVKEAAQITGLTEHAVRFYTDKGLVPSVQRNQNNIRMFDEESINWLHGIKCLKQSGMPIELIKRYVDLCLEGDSTIPQRYTLMMEHKEAALAKLEEAKLHVAHLEEKTTLYQDILEQRSPDTTNPGNWDRILHMHSDVFYSPSVRKV from the coding sequence ATGCATACAGTTAAAGAAGCCGCCCAGATAACAGGGCTCACCGAGCATGCCGTGCGCTTTTACACAGATAAGGGTCTGGTGCCAAGCGTACAGCGCAATCAGAATAATATCCGGATGTTCGATGAAGAATCGATCAACTGGTTGCATGGCATTAAATGCCTCAAGCAATCCGGAATGCCAATTGAACTCATTAAAAGGTACGTCGATTTATGCCTTGAAGGGGATTCGACCATTCCTCAGCGCTACACACTCATGATGGAGCATAAAGAGGCGGCGCTTGCTAAGCTCGAGGAAGCGAAACTGCACGTTGCCCATTTGGAGGAAAAAACAACCCTATATCAGGACATTCTAGAACAACGCTCTCCAGACACAACGAATCCCGGCAACTGGGACAGAATTCTGCATATGCATAGTGACGTATTTTATTCGCCATCTGTTCGGAAAGTTTGA
- a CDS encoding aminoglycoside phosphotransferase family protein — protein MVEKMHVDEKELDEALVSRLLVAQFPHWADLSLRRIEPAGTVNAIFRLGNEYSVRLARREGPTTPESPEFTWLPKLAPLLPLEAPVPVALGHPNSEYPWFWYIHTWVEGETVPIEEIDAIQAARDLAEFVAALQQIDSSGGPQGRGIPLAQRDEGFRYWLAQFDGDVAAVSDVWESALAAPPWSGPPVWHHGDLDMRNWLVRNKRITGVIDWDTMGVGDPACDVMVAWKLHSPAARDAFRKYLPTDDATWARARGWVVSQAVAVLAYYTPENNPVLYHEAKSWLDLVLSE, from the coding sequence ATGGTTGAGAAAATGCACGTCGACGAAAAGGAACTTGATGAAGCGCTCGTTTCTCGTCTGCTTGTTGCCCAGTTTCCCCATTGGGCGGATCTATCCCTGCGACGGATTGAGCCGGCTGGCACAGTGAACGCCATCTTTCGGCTAGGCAACGAATATTCAGTCCGGCTCGCGCGGCGGGAAGGGCCTACGACACCAGAAAGTCCCGAGTTTACTTGGCTGCCTAAGCTTGCTCCATTGCTTCCGCTGGAAGCTCCTGTACCAGTCGCTCTAGGGCACCCGAATAGCGAATATCCGTGGTTTTGGTATATACACACATGGGTTGAGGGCGAGACGGTACCGATAGAGGAGATTGACGCGATTCAGGCAGCTCGTGATCTTGCGGAGTTCGTTGCAGCGCTGCAACAAATCGATTCATCGGGTGGGCCGCAGGGACGCGGCATACCTTTGGCTCAAAGGGATGAGGGGTTCCGTTACTGGTTGGCACAGTTCGATGGCGATGTTGCTGCGGTGTCTGATGTATGGGAATCGGCACTTGCCGCGCCTCCGTGGAGCGGCCCACCAGTTTGGCATCACGGCGACCTTGACATGCGTAACTGGCTTGTGCGAAATAAACGAATCACCGGTGTGATTGATTGGGATACAATGGGCGTTGGCGATCCTGCCTGCGATGTCATGGTCGCATGGAAGTTACACTCTCCGGCAGCACGTGACGCGTTCCGCAAATATCTTCCTACGGATGACGCTACATGGGCAAGAGCCCGCGGATGGGTCGTATCGCAGGCGGTGGCAGTGCTGGCTTACTACACGCCAGAAAACAATCCAGTTCTGTACCATGAGGCGAAATCCTGGCTCGACCTAGTATTGTCAGAATGA
- a CDS encoding phosphotransferase family protein, with the protein MTNCVITDPTDSLQLNLDYIISCLNRAGSLEREALLTDYRLERLGADNSMVYRIHLVYEDAVGDSPESLFLKLCTGGAFGRSEVDYYTKDYLGLCGVPIPTCYDACYEHSSYHLLLEDLTNTHRNNWGITPTLAYGKTAARALAKLHSYYWGTDRLQSAGYDAVDQSQLARYLEHMSVGLRPLLEELQDDSGTAPQRDVVSDVFKRHPDAMARRLSSGGPLTLIHGDVNPGNILSQKDDSSKGIYLIDRQPFKWSLQNWVGPSDLSYMMVLWWDPEYRRMLEHDVLSAYYNSLIEFGVKDYTWEMALSDYRLSALQCFYIAASWCINPEERTNMRWLWSSQLERACAFYQDWQCHEVL; encoded by the coding sequence ATGACAAACTGCGTAATTACCGATCCTACAGATTCTTTGCAATTAAATCTCGATTATATCATTTCCTGCTTAAATCGCGCTGGCAGTCTCGAGCGTGAAGCACTTCTGACCGACTACCGCTTGGAACGGCTCGGTGCTGACAATTCAATGGTGTATCGGATTCATTTGGTATATGAAGACGCTGTTGGTGACTCTCCAGAAAGTTTATTCTTGAAGCTGTGCACCGGAGGCGCATTTGGTCGTTCGGAAGTCGACTATTACACGAAAGACTACTTAGGATTGTGCGGAGTCCCAATTCCGACTTGTTATGATGCTTGTTACGAGCACTCTTCCTACCATCTCTTACTGGAAGACTTGACGAACACCCATAGAAATAATTGGGGCATTACTCCTACGTTAGCGTATGGTAAGACGGCAGCTAGAGCATTGGCAAAACTTCACAGTTATTACTGGGGTACAGACCGCCTCCAAAGTGCAGGGTATGACGCCGTCGACCAAAGTCAGTTGGCACGATATTTGGAGCATATGAGTGTAGGGTTAAGGCCTTTGCTCGAAGAACTTCAAGATGACAGCGGAACAGCGCCCCAAAGAGATGTCGTGTCGGACGTATTCAAAAGGCATCCCGATGCGATGGCGAGACGACTTTCGTCTGGCGGACCACTCACATTGATCCATGGCGATGTTAATCCCGGTAACATATTATCTCAGAAGGACGACTCGTCTAAGGGCATTTATTTAATTGATCGACAGCCATTCAAATGGTCGCTACAAAACTGGGTCGGACCGAGTGATTTGTCTTATATGATGGTCTTGTGGTGGGATCCGGAGTACCGTCGAATGCTTGAGCATGACGTGCTGAGCGCATATTACAATTCGCTAATTGAATTTGGAGTAAAGGACTACACGTGGGAAATGGCATTGTCCGATTACAGGTTATCAGCTTTGCAGTGCTTCTATATCGCAGCTTCATGGTGCATAAATCCGGAAGAACGCACAAACATGCGTTGGTTATGGAGTTCACAATTAGAACGCGCCTGTGCGTTTTACCAAGACTGGCAGTGTCATGAAGTGCTGTAG
- a CDS encoding NUDIX hydrolase has translation MKYQGKYLFLHNKWRKNWELPGGIIEPGENAQQCVIRELFEETNLNIDSVEFKGLMKFRLQPSFHGAERT, from the coding sequence GTGAAGTACCAAGGAAAGTACCTTTTCTTGCATAATAAGTGGAGAAAGAACTGGGAACTGCCAGGAGGTATTATTGAACCGGGAGAGAATGCTCAACAATGTGTAATTAGAGAATTATTTGAAGAAACCAATCTAAATATTGATTCGGTTGAGTTCAAGGGACTAATGAAGTTTAGACTTCAGCCAAGTTTTCATGGAGCTGAACGAACATAA